acatttttgtttaaatatatctttcaaaaatgatttttatgaagatctttttattttacttatttttttgaaattttatgatccaaaaaatattatagtaaatagataaaatacttaaaataatattttaagataaactaaatcaattttttatttgaagctttatttttaaaattcgtttttaaaaatgttataatagaaatcatttaaaaaaatattataacaaagaaatctgtatattttaatttctaaatcatTTATCTATTCTCTCCCATAAATGGATTATCAAGTATTGAGGGGATCCAAACTTGTATATTTGCACTCGTGACAATATAAAACTTTACcttgtatttttaataaaaaatcaattttacttttttttcaaaaacagtttcaaacattatattttttgtgtacaaatttgtattttgaaaaaaactTTTTCGTCTagaaaacttataaaaaaaaattataaatctataatttgaattttcaagaaacatttgtgtttcaaaaatttttaaattttttaaaacacttaaaaaaagtTTGCGGTAACTCGAGTTAAATTAGtatgatagaaaaaaaaatatgtatttatttatttaaaataagaagataAAATAGATAGTTTGTGTCAAATGTAGAGATATAAAAGTATAAATGGAGGATGTCTCAAATTTCCCCTCTCTTCCCCTTTCCCAAAACCCTTCCTTTTACTTTCCTCCAAACTCTCAAATTGAGTCCTGTGCTTGTGTTAATTTGCACGATATGATAAAGACACAATACGAATACGAAGAATAgtataatgataaaataaatattattttatcacgTGTTTAATTCGCACATGATAATAATtgtgataatattattttgatttaattgcagttgttgtttttatgttttcacaaattcacgaaattgattattttattttaaaagtaatcaaATTTGGCATCTCCATCgcatttttgaattaaaaaatgatgatttgatatttttaaaatgatgcGACATATGATGTAATGATATAGAAatatctagatgcattaattattcgtttgtcattaataaaattataaaaattaaaaactatttgaagttgaaagttaaatttttaaaaagttgtaTTGCAATTTACTGagtgttaattattttacataattttatcaaatgttacgtacgttatttaaaacatgacatatcattattttttagtttaaaaaatcaaaataagagaaaaaaattataagaattttaaatagaagaattgattttgtaaattgatacaaatataaaaattaaaaattacaattaaacctattattttaatttgtcatATGTTTGATGCACAATCAATTATAACATGAACGTTTAAGACTCTAattgaattcaaattttaaattgattgtaaaaaatatgaaatatgaaaataaagtgTTATGTATGTATCATtgaataataaagtaaattggTAAATCGGGGAAATCCCTGCTTATGCAGAAATTAAATGACATGAAAATCCTTTCTTTCCGTTTATCTCCTAAAAATGTGGATGCATTTATTTGGCTTTTATGTATGGGTGTACAAGTAGAGctgtgtttttattttctcattttgtttAAGGAGTAGTCATATTTGAACATAAACACGTGCATAACACCTTTTAAGATAAGAATGATAGATGAAATTgggttaaattaaatattgaaaataaccCGTAATAATCACCGTACAATATTTAGTTGAAAATAGATAGAAGTGCGTGTGCACGTGCAGACATGTGTGTTGAATATGTGGAAGGGCGCATATGAATATTATGCACACGTGCCCACATGCTTCTGTGAATTCTGGCAGCTGGTAGAGTAAATTCTTGAAAAAGAGTAAGTGAATGTGATGATCGCATGTGGATTCATAAAATCCCAGTCAACTGCACTGTGTCCCAAATTATTTTTACACTCTCCATTCAACTTGTTCTGCCAAACcccttttttttaatctttttgcaTGCATTGTATTGTATTAGAATCTCTTAATTCCCCTCTCTCCcacacacaatttttttttataaaaaaagatggtGTTAATGTTTTTATTCGGAGTACATGTGAGATGAGTGACTAGTAAAAAACAAGGGGCACATTTTGCCTGATCTGcaattaattaactaactagAAAATGAGTCCGTTGAGTGATTCTTTAATTGTGACACATGATGGGCACATAAAAGGAAAAAGGGCTCACTAAGATACTGAATAATGTGTGTTGTTTATGTCATTTCCTTTCCACATTTGATCAATTCAATTCATATTTATGAATATAGGCCTGTTAAatacaaactcaattttaattttaaaaggaccacttttgttttaattaatactaattaaataagatctaataaaatgtttataaatGGTGAGTATGTGAAAGACCTTTGTGATGTTGCCTATAACCCCAGCTTCCAATTCCAACAGCCAATCTTCACAtagtagaaagaaagaaaagccAATAAGAGGGAGGGAGAGGACAAAACAAAACTAGTCTATAGGATTTGAGTTGGATTCTCTTGGTTTTCTCCACCACCTATCCACTCTTTCAATTTTTATCCAACTCCAAAACTAAACTAGAGAGATTTACACATTGCCACATAcactttttatataaataaataataaataataggaTATGGCCATGTGAGAGAGCCTGATAGAATACAAGTTAGTAGTTAATTACTAGTATATAGTTTAACTCTTTTTactctttcatttttttcatcatAAATTGGAGTGCtcctactactactactactacatAGTGAAAAGAGGATAATGGATGCATTGGGTTCTTCAGAATGCAGTAGTGGATGTGAGTCTGGTTGGACACTATACCTGGATGACCATTCTTTCAATCCCTCACAATCACATACTACTGCAAATTCACTTGCTTGGGATGATGAATTTTGTtgttatgagaaaaataaagaagacAAAAAGACCCAAAGTGATGAAGAGGACTTGTCCATGGTTTCTGATGCTTCTTCTGGTCCTCCTTCACATTTCAATGCACCACAACACTACTCTGTATCACAGACACCAAAACTCACCAACAGAAGTAAAAAGAGACAGAAAGttcaagaaaataataatattcttGATGACACTGCTAGCTCTCCTCTCTTTGACTTCTCCATGGCAAGTTAGCTAATTTCAGCCACCTATTTGCAATTTTGCATTCAcctatttgattttaatttcttaacaaAATCATGGTTAATCAATCTTTCAGAACAATGTTACTACTATGATTAATAACCAACAAACAGAAAAGAGTATGCTAGATTGTACTTCACAGGGTTTCTCTGCTACTTATTTTGAGGTATGTTGcttgcttttttatttatttatttattttctttctttaaagattgttGAGCATATATATGTCATATATCTAAAATCATTAATGCTCTTGCAGGTGAGATCCTCGACATTGCAAGATCACTTTGCTTTTTTACAAAACGAGGCTCATAATAACAACAAGTAACCAATGCTTCTTCTGTACATTGGAAGATAGAAAGCTTGAGTAGTTAAATTATGATATGATATCAAGGATGGCAAAGAAGAAATTCTTTGATCTCAAAAGGGATTATGTTCCCTTCTTTTTGCTGTGTAATTCTCTTCTCTTTTGGCTGTCAATGCAAATCtgaaagaaatttttttgaaataaactttttctttcatatttaattaattttcttgttCATGAATTGAATAGTGCACACAGGATATAGTGACTAAGTTAGGTAGTTTCTGTATAAGCATGTTGAATCCTTGTTTTTGATGAAGCACCATGTTCAATTTATATATCTCAGCAACAACTTctgcaaaacaattaaataagcTATACTTAGTTCTACCACCTCCCAATATATGAATCTTTTCCACATTAAGAGCTATAGATGAAAATGCCTAGCTAGGTTTAAGTGTAGAGCAGATCTTGTATTGTGTTTGTATTCAAAATTCACAGGAGCAGAGCAGAGATAGCTGCTTTCAGTGCATTGGAAATGTAAAAATTTCCTTAAAAAAGATAAGTACAATCTCGGGGTTGACATATGTTCCTCAATCTTTTTGTTCATTTTAGATCTCAGCTACACACATAATAATAGGATTTAATTCAATCTCAGAAAATTAGTAATCAATTTTTAAGGACCGATTAAGGAGCTAGCTCCAAAAATATCAGATATAGTAACATAAAGACACATCTATTCTGAAAGTTTTAGTGTTTTTctaaaagaacaaaaaagtgATAAAGGCTAGAAGGTGTGGACAATCAGAACAATGTACAAATGTCAATATTCATGTTGGAATATTTTCATatgtattttttcaaatattttctaggCTCAGGAGATCCTGCCTGATATCTTCCTGACCCACAGGAACATGtcacatttaatttattactattatgtTCATAAACTTTATCTCATTTTTTGGAAGGATCcgcattttaaaatattttatactagtATGTAATATAttgtaatgtttttttaatatatatgtttgctcTCTTCAACTCTGTCTGCTTGGAAGTTGTTATAAAACTTGATGTCATGGCACAATTATATGTCTTcctttgaattaatttattttattccattACTTATTCCCAGTTAGTTCCTGTTCagattaaaaaattagtatGTGAGACCAGAAAAAGCTGAAGAAAATAAGGCCATTGAGAATTTAGGATGACAAAATAAGAATCTCCTCGACCCACATGTGGTTTTATTTTGTCATATAGTATAATTGAAGTTAGACAATGGGAGTAAAATTAATAGAGAGAGAAGTTAATTTAAATGTGAAGAGTGAAGATAGTGATTGCTCCAGCTGCATTCCATAAAAATCCAAAAGGGTATTATgggaaaattaattaatgtcttTCCAACCACCGCCAAACCAACCATCTATCCTTGTTACACAGAGGAGATAGGAGGGGGGGGCTTTGTTTGCCTCAACAAGCACGTGTTTTTGATGTCCCATTTCTCAAGACAACAACACTCTCTCTGCATTGAAAACAACAAAATGTGACTGCCAGCGACTGCCTCATGATGTGTACAAATTGCAGCATCTTATGTTGTGGGTAACAtaaattgtttttgaaattcaattaacCCAAGTTGATGAGAGAATCAAATAAGGATAAAGGATTAAATGAATTGGAATATATGCTATTCAGTAGTTCAGTTATGATATTTGTTGATGCTGTAAACGAGTGACTTTCAGGCCTTAATATTGAAGAATGAGATGCAAATCTGTGACAATTTAATATCTTCCCataatagtaataacatatgGAAGTTAGATGACTGGAAATTACCAAATTAGAGATTCAGAAATGTGATTTCATTAATTACTTTCATATTTGAAGATAATAGAGGAATGACTTTCCCTGCAGTATTCTCATTTGTGCAGCCCCTGGTAGTTAAAATGGGAATGAAATTACAAAGATGGGATTGTATTAGTGCTAGGGAATTAACGCAAAATGGATTAGGCGTTTTATTTTTTGCAGAAGAATTAGGCATTTTTGTATACTATAACATATATAGCTTTTAAATAGGAATAATATTACAAAACATGGCATTGTGTTGGGCTAGACAAGTAAAGCAAATTGGATCAGGCATTCTTGTATTtagtaatatataaaaataaaaaaaaattgagagttTTACTCTTTACCTCCACACTCATACTCCTACTCTACATTTTgtataaattatctattttatttatttatttttaaaataacaaaaataataatagtaacttTTTTCTATCCTATTAAATTCAATTTGAGTtctaaaaaacttttaaatctTTTTAGAACAcgttcttttttaaaatttgaattttatattgaaaattttttaatctttttttcaattgtacacACAAGTGTAccgaaaaattgaaaaagaaatttgttgCACAAAGATTATAATTTAAggtttaaaccctaaactccaCTAAAACACAGATTTTCAATACACAAAAccatatttgtataaaaaaacaaCTTAAAGAAAGTTTTTCGATATACAGTTTAAAATTTGTGAAACATATACTtctgaaaaacttttttttattagagtaaaaaaaaacttatttttttgaaaaaaaaaactaaataaaatatgtactttacaaaaaaaaaattctaccaAAATATAGTCGAACTCAGACGAAGAGGAGACATCATATGTTGTCAATCTCTATAAGGACCAAGTTATAAATAGGAAAAGAATAAAAAACCCGTTTTCACTTAAAATATTCTCATTTTACTCTTAAAGCTAATTTAAAAGTCATTTATTCGACCAAATATTTATTGTGAAAAGAGGTCATTACATTATATACTCATAGAAGAGACATTATacttccataaaaaaaaaaaaaagacaaatttgtCTGATTGATTTCATTGTTAATTCTATTACTAATTTGAGATGATGTATAGCCAAGGATTATTTTACATTCactatttttttagttcaaatagTGTATGACAAAATTCATACACTAACTATAAATAAGTGAAATGGTGTAGGTTCAAACTTGCGCCCCAAAAAGTCAAATGTTCCTCGAGCCTTTTACCATCTAAAGATGCTTTTACAGAAACAGCTTGCAAAGCAAAGAAGATGGAGGGATAAGTTTACCATTTCAACAGATCGTATGAACTAAGAACTAATAAGAGAACCCTCAATGCACATTAACGAAGACAAACTAAAGAGTTTGATATCCTGTTCTGACTCTAGTACAAGGTAGCTGACTCAAATACACTTCATAGATGAATATGCAAGAAAGCCAGTCAAGTTTAGAGAAGAGTATAACAATACTTGTAGATAACTTGTTCGTCACAAACACCTAGCACATTATAAGACACATAAGAATTTGGGATGTTCTATCTGATGACTTGCGTGAATATCTGAGTGGTTTTCACGTGCAAGTATCATCTTTTCTAATCAATTATCTTCATATACATACTCTTCTAATTGTCCTTCATGATCTCAGCGTCAATGCCAAGGCTTTAAACTCGTTAAATGATACTTAGATACCCACCGGAATAAAGCCATAAACAGAGACATTACCCGGCTCCCAAATTTTATGGACCATAATAGCAGTTAAAAAAAGCGCCAGCTAGTAGAACATAAGGTCTACAATCTCCAAATATTATTTAAGGAAAATTTTCTTTACACAAAGAAAACAGTTCAGTCAACATACAAAAcaaccataaaaaaataaatatgatgaAAAATGAGAATCATATAGCGAAATCTTTGTGTAAGTAAATTACAGAACTGGAAGCAAGAGTTACATAACACCAATGTTGCAGACTTTGTCCAAACGATAATGTACAAGAAAAAATAGTTGAGGTTGAAGGACCATTCAAGTGAAAAAAGCAACCAGATGCTGTAGAAGTCTTGTATTACATTCTatagaaacataaacaaaatatgattttccaACTAAATTACATTGTTTTATGGATCAAGCACAATGGAGTGCCACTTACTCCAGCAAGCGTTTGTGCTTGCACCATGCAATGGCAACCACATACAAGAATATGGTCCCAGCAGTGCCGCCACCAACAGTCCAGAGGAACTCTCTCATCCCATACAAGTTAGGATCAAACAGCTCAATACGAATATTCATGCCAAAAATACCAGCCACAACAACAAAGGCACTGACCACCAGAGTTGCCGTGGTCAACATGACTCCCATTTGGAGTAGATGGTTCTGTTTGTCATCCAGCATAATGTTGATGTAATCCTCAGTGTCATCCACATACTCCCTCAGCTTCAACAGGACAACCAACAAATAATAAAGTGTCAGCAACAAACAAGTCAATTCTATAGTAAACTATATTTCCGTCAAACTACCATAGATGATAACCAAATCACATAGAAAATCAAAAGCATTCATATAAACTAGGCATCTTCCATTGATAGGGAGTACACAGGTTATCATAACATGTTTCGTGTTTTGCAAGCAAATCTTGAAGAATTGTAATCAATTCAAGGGCTCAAATGGTTTCCTCTCACTATTATTGAAGATGGAAACAATTGCATTGCTTCTCAAATATTGTTTGATTATAGAAGTATTCAATAGGCTACTCTACCGACTAGATCACACAGCACAAACTTGAAGCTACTGCATTTGCATTTATGTTTGAACATGTTGCATTGAATACAAGAAGTAAAGGGAATATAGGAAGCATACCGTAGATAGCTTATTGAGAGTGCCATCAATCTGGACAAAGTATGCTTCCAAGAGCATCTCAAGCTCCTCAACGTCAAGCTTGTTGGTGGCGGCACTGTAAGTAGTGCTTGCACGTGTGCCACGGCTATCCCTGCTAATTATATTTAAAGCACCACCATACATTTCCTCTCCCGAATTTTGATTCTGGTCATCAGCATCCTCATTACTTTCACCTCCTCCTATACCCGCTTCCGATGATATTTCAGCACCCTGTGCCCTTTGATGAATATCCACATGGTCATCATCATGATCATGATCATGATTAACATCAacgtcttcttcttcttctttttcttcttcagagGAAGAGGTTTGTTCCAATTGCTGTTGAAGTATCTTCTCTGTAAGATACATCTCAGCcatatcttcatcatcatcaagcAAATGTTCCAATTCATCTCTCACTTTTTGAACACGACCTGTTATTGCAACCAAACGGCTCTTAATTTGACGAACGCGTTCCAAATTCAGAGTACTGATCTTCGATGTCAGTTTATCTAGGGCAGGATGTGCTTCTTGCTCCAACGTCTTCGCTTCATTCTCCAACACGCTACAAGCCGCCTCAAGGCACGCTTCAAGCGCTACGAATTCGAATGGGAGAATCTTGATTCCGCCGCCGTGAGATTCGTCTTGGTTATCAGGATGAGGAGCGGTGGTGGCGTTGTGGTGACGGAGGATTCTTGCTTGGAGTTCGTTAACGAAAGGGGTAACGGAAGGATCTCTAGAATTGAGAAGAAGAACTTCATTGGCGGTGATGATGGCTTTGATGTGTTCCAAATTGATGACGATTGCTCTCTCTCTTCCAAGAACGGTGGAAGGGTAGGAAAGAAGAGGGTCGAGTATTCGTAGGTCACGTGCGGGGAGGCCGGTACGTCTCATGATTGCGTGTTTTCCGGCCTCAACCACCTGCGCCTCTCCAGTACCGTCTACCACCAGCCATGCCCGAACACCCGTGCCCTTTTTCCGAATCGCCGTTCCGGTTGTTCCCCATCGATCTTCGTTGCCGTTGCCGTTGCCGGTGACGTTTCCTCCCCGCATCTTGTTAGTTCTAAGCTACTCTTCACTCAATTCGCTCGCTCCAATCCCATCCATCATCTCGCCCTAATATATTCCCTTTTTACccttttattataatttgaaaGCTCCACG
This region of Cicer arietinum cultivar CDC Frontier isolate Library 1 chromosome 8, Cicar.CDCFrontier_v2.0, whole genome shotgun sequence genomic DNA includes:
- the LOC101498228 gene encoding protein SOB FIVE-LIKE 5-like, with translation MDALGSSECSSGCESGWTLYLDDHSFNPSQSHTTANSLAWDDEFCCYEKNKEDKKTQSDEEDLSMVSDASSGPPSHFNAPQHYSVSQTPKLTNRSKKRQKVQENNNILDDTASSPLFDFSMNNVTTMINNQQTEKSMLDCTSQGFSATYFEVRSSTLQDHFAFLQNEAHNNNK
- the LOC101498561 gene encoding magnesium transporter MRS2-3; its protein translation is MRGGNVTGNGNGNEDRWGTTGTAIRKKGTGVRAWLVVDGTGEAQVVEAGKHAIMRRTGLPARDLRILDPLLSYPSTVLGRERAIVINLEHIKAIITANEVLLLNSRDPSVTPFVNELQARILRHHNATTAPHPDNQDESHGGGIKILPFEFVALEACLEAACSVLENEAKTLEQEAHPALDKLTSKISTLNLERVRQIKSRLVAITGRVQKVRDELEHLLDDDEDMAEMYLTEKILQQQLEQTSSSEEEKEEEEDVDVNHDHDHDDDHVDIHQRAQGAEISSEAGIGGGESNEDADDQNQNSGEEMYGGALNIISRDSRGTRASTTYSAATNKLDVEELEMLLEAYFVQIDGTLNKLSTLREYVDDTEDYINIMLDDKQNHLLQMGVMLTTATLVVSAFVVVAGIFGMNIRIELFDPNLYGMREFLWTVGGGTAGTIFLYVVAIAWCKHKRLLE